In Pyrodictium occultum, the genomic window CTGAAGCCCGGCACTATGGAGCCTAAGGTGAAGTATGGTAGGGTGCTGATACGCGGAAGCCACGTGGTATACGTGAGCGTCGACTACGAGATTGCGGCCGGCGGCTCGCTGCCCATAGGCTAGAGCCGCCCGTCTCGGCAGCCGACTACGCCTTTAAGGTCCAGCAGCAGCGCCCCCGAGACGGTGAGGTCGGTGCCGCGGAACATTGTGGTCGAGAGCATCAGGTGGCAGCCTATAGAGGAGCATAGTGTAGAGCTCGTTGAGAGGAAGGGCACCGGGCACCCGGACACTATAGCCGATGCCGCGGCTGAAGAGGCTACCAGGCTTCTCTCCAAGTATTATCTAAACCGTTATGGCGCGGTGCTGCATCATAATCTCGACAAGGTGCTGGTTGTCGGTGGCCAGGCAGCTCCCAGGTTTGGCGGCGGCGAAGTACTACAGCCCATATACATCATAGTATCGGGTAGGGCAACCACAGAGGTTAGACTCGAGGACGGCGGGGTTGAGAAGATACCCATAGGCCCGATAGTGCTAGACGCTGTCAAGGGCTGGATAAAAAGCAACTTCCGCTTTCTAGACCCCGAGAGGCATGTGATAGTCGACTACAAGATTGGCCACGGCAGCGCCGACCTCGTCGGCATATTCGAGCTGGGCAAGAGGCAAGTACCGCTAGCCAATGACACCAGTGTTGGCGTAGGGTTTGCCCCGTTCTCCCGCCTCGAGAGGCTGGTGTATGAGACTGAGAGGCTTCTCAACAGCAGGGAGTTCAAGGAGAAGAACCCCGAGGTAGGCGAGGACATTAAGGTTATGGGGCTGCGCCGCGGCAGGAGGGTAGACATAACTATAGCCGCTGCGGTGATATCAAGCCTCGTCTCCGACATGGATCACTACCTCTCGGTCAAGGACGCCATACGTGAGGCCGTGCTGGATCTCGCCAGCAGGATCGCCCCCGACTACGATGTAGAGGTGCATGTTAATACCGGTGATAAGCCTGACAAGGGGATAGTGTACCTGACCGTCACCGGCACCAGCGCCGAGCATGGGGACGACGGCATGACGGGCCGTGGGAACAGGAGCTATGGCCTCATAACCCCTCTTCGGCCTATGAGCCTGGAGGCCGCGGCGGGCAAGAACCCGGTCAGCCACGTGGGCAAGATATACAACGTTATGGCCATGAACATTGCGAGGAAGGTACATGAGAGCGTCAAGGGCGTTCGTGAAGTCTACGTTGAGCTTCTCAGCCAGATAGGGAGGCCGCTCAACGACCCCCTGGTGGCGAATGTTAAGGTGCTTGCCGAGAAGCCTGGCGAGCCTCTGTCCAGCGATGCTGTGCGCGAGATAGAGGCTATAGTGGAGGAGGAGCTGGACAGCTACAGCAAGCTGACAAAGCTATTCATTGAGGGCAATATTAGCGTCTTCTAGCAGAGTTTTCATCCTCCTAGCCCGATACTCCTCAAGCATCTTCTTCAGCTCCATGAGTCCAAGTCCGCGCCTCTCGCTCCGTTTACGCTCCTCCATCTGCTTCAGCCGGTAGAAGGCATCAATGATCACCCTCTCGTCCAGGAGTACGAGTTCGCCGAGCCTCTTGGCCTCGTACTCCTCCAGGGGGAGCACAGGTACTCCGTGGGCCTCGACTGCCTCTCTGCGGTCAAGCGAATCCCTTGGTACCAGTACTGCCAGCAGGAGCCCAGCCACTTTTGGCCCGTGCCTCTTCCACTGCACCGGGTTGATCGCGTTGACGACTGCCACGAGCTTACCGTAATTGGCTGCGAGGCTTGACAGCCTGTCGACAGCCTCAGCGTCTAGCTCGCCGAGCTGGACGGCGGGTATCGCCTCGCCGGCGGCGGCCAGGAAGAGCGCCTCCTCTAGCTCGCGTAGCTCGTGTCTAAGCGTCTTCGCCTCCTCCCGGGCCTTCTCGAGCTCTGCTCTCAGCAGCCTAACCTCGTGGGAGAGCTTGTTTATCTCGCGGTCCCTCTCGAGGGCGTCGCGGCTCTCTATCTGGAGTAGCCTATACTCCGCCTCCAGCCGCTGGAGCTGCTCGCTCAGTTCCCGGAGCTTGGCGCGCAGCGCGATGTTCTCGGCTCTAAGCGTCTCCAGCTCTGCGCGCAGCTTGGTTATGCTGTCGGCAGGCTTCTGCTCCTCCCGGGTCTCGGCCTTCTCGCCGCCGCGCCTCCTGACCCTCTTCACGAGGTAGTCTCTGACTCCGAGCCCGTTGAGAGCAGCGTTTATAGCGCGTTCCACGGCCTCAGCTATAGTGGCGCCCCTTATAACGTCCGCCTTTATGGCGTCTATGTCTACGTCCAGGCCTAGCTTCGCAGCGTAGGACTCGGCCTGCCTCATCTTAGACTCGTGGACATGAAGGGCCTTGATTGCAGCAGCCAGCGCATCCCGGACGTGGGCGTCTGCAATACGGCGTAGCTCAGGGAACCTTCTTGCATACTCCTCGAGTATCGACCGTTTCTCCTCGACGCTAAGCGATGTGGGGGGCTCGTAGACGGGCACCCCTATCGCGGCAGCCAGCTTCTTCACGAACTCTGGCGCGGGCTTCACATCGGTGGCCACCATTACAGGTATTCCGTGGCGCATGATGATCTCTATGACCTCGCTCCTGTCTATGCCTCTCCTGCTAAGCGCTACCACGAGACGGCCGTTCAGGTCCACGGCGGCTATGCCGGTCGAGATCCCCGGGTCTATGCCCACTATGATGTAGGGCCTGGCCTGCTGCAGCCCCCCGTGCCCGGAGTCCTCGAAGACTACGCGGCTGCTGTAGACGGGCTGTATCTCTATCCTCACGTCGCTGTCCTCGTGCGGCTTGACTATACCGTTAAGCCTGCTTCTCGGCGCATAGACTATGAAGACGGCGCTGTCGAGGCCCCCGCCGCTCTTTCGGAACACCAGGTCGTAGTCTAGCCGGTGGCGGTCCAGCATCCTCTTGATATCCTTCACGGCCCGGAGTATGGCTGAGCGTACACGGCGCTGGTACCTGGGGCTGCTCATCCCCCCGTGCTTCAGCCGCCTGGACTTAGCCACCACTATTCTCGTCTTCTCCTCGACGAAGCGTATCTTAGAGCCGTAGCCCATCGAGGCTAGAAGGGCTACAAGGTAGGCGGTCCGGCTGGGGGAGAGCTTCCCGGAGCCGCCGGCCTCTAGGCCGGCTAGCTTGGCGAGCTTGCGGACGCTCACCAGGGTGCCGTCGGGCATGCGAGTGGGCTGGACTATGACGAGCTCGGAGGGCAGCATTGATGTTATCTTGACGAGCTCTCTCCGGCTGGGGGCAAGCTCCTGTATATTATCCACTGCGAGAATGTCGGGTTTATGCTCCCAGACGAGCCGTATAAGCCTGTGAATGGGTACAGACTCGTACTTGGCTACGAGCTTCCCGTCTTCCACTATAGCTACCGAGTAGCAGCGGGGCCCGCTGCTGCACCCGGGCTCTATGTCGACGCCGACCACGCGCAGAGACAACCACCCCTTCGAGCAGCACGCGGCCCCGCGGGCCCCTCCGGGGACCAGTAGCCTGGGCGTCGGTGGAGGTGCTCCGGGCGGCCCCGGGATAGCGGCTCTAGGCGCCGCTCCATAGTTTATATCCCTTCATCCGGCGCGGCCGCTTCCCTAATACCCGGGCCGGCCCCGTCCACCGGGACCCCGGGGCCCCGCCGGTCTCACACCCGCTGAGACCCGGCTACGGGGCTATGAAGCGGGGCGGTCAGGCGGGGCACACCAACCCTTCCGCCATCCGGGATGAGCGTGCCCCCTCGCGCGCCCCTTGCCCGCCGAGGCGGGGCGCCGGTGACGTGTACCGGGCCGGACGCGACCGGCTCGCCACCTGTGCCTAAGGCAAGCTAGTTATTGCCTCCCCTCCTTCTGCAGGCGGTCCTACCGGTGCCCCGCGTCTTGGCTGTGGAGCGTGGCCCCTGCGGCGAGAAGGTTGGTAGAGCTGTAGACGTGGAGGCCAGCGAGGCCTCGGTCGGCGGCGAGAAGCTCCCCGGCGTCTATATACGCTGGCTGGTCTCCGACAAGGATGGCGCGCCGACATTTGCTATGAGGATGTTCACGGCTGAGCCCGGCTCCCACATACCCGGGCATAGCCACCCCTGGGAGCATGAGATATTCGTGCTAAGCGGCTCCATGAGGGTCAGGATAGGCGAGAGAGAGTACGCCGTGGGGCAGGGAGACTTTCTATACATACCGCCCAACGTTCATCACGAGTACTTCGTCGGAGACAAGGGCGTAGTGTTCCTCTGCATGATACCCCTCAAGCCTAGCGTAGGCGAGGACTACAATCCCTGCAAGAAGGGTTAGCGAGTAAGAGACTTGAAGCCCCCGGGAGCCGGAGGGCTCCGAGGGTGGGCTGGGGCCGTGCCCCGTGTACCGGTGAAGCTAGTATCCTGGGAGGAGGTAGTCGAGTGGAGCCGTGGCCTGGCCAGGGTGATTAAGCAGTCCGGCTATAAGCCCACAGTAGTCATAGCTGTGGCGCGCGGCGGCTATGTGCCGGCACGGCTCCTCTGCGACTTCCTCGGCGTCGAGAACCTCCTCAGCATCCAGAGCCAGCACTGGACGGAGGCTGCCAAGGCATCCGAGAAGGCTGTGCTAAAGTTCCCGTACAGGGTCGACCTCCGCGGCCACCGGGCCCTACTCGTGGACGACATCGTGGACACTGGCGAGACCCTTATACTGGCCCGCGACTACGTGGCCAGGGAGTGGGGCCCCGAAGAGCTTAGGATAGCGACGCTCCAGTGGATAAGCTCGGTAGCTAAGCTGAAGCCAGACTTCTACTACATGGAGGTCAAGGACTGGGTGTGGTTCCAGTACCCGTGGACAAGGCTGGAGGATGTGACCCAGTTTATACGCAGAATGCTCCAGGAGCACAGCAGAGAGACGGGCCAGAGGGAGTGGAGCTATGAGGAGATAAAGAGGCTGTTCAAGGAGTGGTACGGTATAGAGGTGGAGGAGTTCTACTATCAGGATGCGCTAGAGATGCTGGTCGAGTCCGGGCTGCTGGAGAAAACAGGTGACCGTTACCGCCTACGCACCTAGGCCTAAGGACCAGGGCGTTCACGTCCTCGCAGGTGGTGATGTGACCAGCTATCGCGGAGCCCCGCACCCGGCAGTGAAGAATTTGGCCTTTGCTGAGCCCGGGACTCTGCATGTCTCCTCCCCGCTCCTGGCTTCATGCACCGCCTCCCGGGGTGGAGCCCGTGGCCTCTCTCCCCGCCCGGTTCAGCTACGCTTCCGGCTCCCTTGAGGCCGCGAGGATTAGACGCTACGAGACGCTAGACCTAGCCAAGCGGCTGGCGGTGATACGTCCCGATGCGATCCGGCTTATCAACTATCCCCGCAGGAACCCATTCTCAGTGTTCAACGCCTCCGCCCATATTGAGGGCAAGGAGCTTAAGCTATACATGCGCATAATAGTTGGCTACTACCGCTACGTCTCCGCCATAGCTCTGGGCAGGCTCATAGTCAGCCAGGTTCTCGCCGGAGAGCTTCCCACCGTGATCGATGCGAAGATAATTATCAACCCGTCGAACCGCTACGATGTATGGGGCACAGAGGACCCCAGGGTCTACGAGATAGGCGGGCGCCTCTACATGACCTTCAGTGGCCGCACGATAGACTACTTCAAATCCGACAAGCCTCATGGGCTGCCCTCAACCCTCCCCGTCACAGCCGTCTCCGAGGACGGCGGCTACACCTGGAGTAAGCGCTACGTCCACATAACCGGGGATATACCGTGGAGCCTGCTGAGGAGCGACAAGGACGCCTTCATGTACGGCGAGGAGCGCCCGGAGATACTCTTCCACCGCCCACATGTAGGGGATGGGGGCTTCGTGGCGGTTGCCAGCAGGGTGGAGGAGGGCGATGATGCCGGCAGCGGCCTCCGCTGGATGGTGGCCAGGAAGCCTACCGTGCTGCTCACACCCGCCCCATTCGAGTACAAGGTTGGCTGGTCTACGCCTCCCATCCGTGTCGGCAGGGATCTCCTCCTCCTCGCGCACGGCGTGGATATGGACGGCTTCTACCGGGTGTTCGCCCTGCTGCTCGAGTATAGCAGGAGCGAGGGATTCATAGTCAAGGCTATCACCCCCAGGTATATTATGGAGCCGCGTGAGACCTACGAAGTCTACGGGGATAGGCCCTACGTAGTCTTCCCATGCGGCGCCGTGCCCATAGGCCGCTCAGAGATACTCATAAGCTATGGCGCCGCCGACAGCTTCGTCGGCCTAGCGGTCACCGAGATAGACGGCATTCTCTCCGAGCTGGACCGGGGCCGCATATACTAGGCGGCTCCCCCTCGACCTCCAGCCCCGCCATCCGCGTGGCCCGCACGAAATCCCTCGGGGAGAGTGGGAGCCAGCTGGCTAGCTCCTCGTAGAGGCTCCAGGGTACCTTCCGCCTCCTTCCCCGGCTCCAGCGGCTAAGCTCCACGTAGGCCCGGAGCCTGGCATCCCTCGGGCTCATAACCCTCCTGATAGCCTCCTCCACGTCGCCGCAGGTCTCGTACCTCGCGCGGAGCACTATCTCCGCTACGGAGTTGAGCCTCGAGGGGACGCCGTGAACGCTGCCGCGCAGGGCAAGCCTGCGGGGCTCAGCGAGGCCCTGAAGCCTGAGCCTCCTCGTCTCACCGGGCCTCGGCACCCGGTCAACGATGCCGCCCAGTATGAAGGCGTCGGCCTCGAGCACGTCGCGGGCATCGAGGTCGCGGTCGGCGCCGGGGTCGAGGAGGATAATCCGCCTGGCCCCCCGCAGCGAGGCAGCCTCGTCCGAGGCCAGCGGAGAGTAGTCCACCAGAGCCCTCCCCATGAAGAGGCGGAGCCACTCATAGGCGCCGGGAGGCGCCCCTGCAACCAGGAGGTGGCGGTCCCAGAGGAACCTCCGGACCACGCCAAGCACTGCCCCAACCTGGCGCCGGAGACTACTCAGCTCCGAAAGGGAGACGTGGCGGTGGAGGAGGCTCAGGTCGAGCACTATAAGGGGGAGCGTGCGCTCCGGCAGCCTCACGAGCAGCTCCATCCTCCAGTCGGCCGAGGGTGTGTATACAGCGTCAGCCCTCTCCCCGCCTCTGCCCGCGAGGTAGCGGAACACTCTGCCGCAGTACTCCTCCCGAAACACCTCCACGCCAGACCAGCCAACAGCCTCGCGGAAGCCCCCGCCCCAGACCAGGACGCGGAGAAGTAGCTCCTGGAACGGATTCTCCCTCACCCTCGACCGGTCAAGGTGGATGAGGCTGCCGAGCCTATACCATCCCCTCTCCTCGAGCATGTCGAGAAGCCGGTACCGGGGCAGCTCCCGGAACCGTCTCTCCCTGCACCGCTCCGGGTCAGATACCGTGAGGCACGTCATAGCCCTGCAGCCACGGCTCGGCATGGGGGTGAGAGGAGGCTCATCAGCCCGGGGCGTGCACGCCGCCCAGCCGGCAGGTAATAAGGCGTGGGACCTGGCCACGCATCTTCAGCGCTAACCATATAAACAGTGGTATTACTTAATCCTCTAGCGTTCAGGCCCGGCGTGGGATCCCGGGGATCCCGCATTGGTTCTCGACAAGCTGAAGAAGGGTATGGATGCGATAGTGCGCGGAGCGAAGATCCTAGGCACAGAGGTCCAGGCGAGCATCGCCTACAAGTTGAAGGCCGACGAGCTCAAACGGGTCCTGCTGAGCAGGTTCAAGGCAAGGCAGCTGGACGAGATAGGTGTCAGGGAGGGCATCAGCCTCAAAAGGTATAGGTCCAAGCAGGAGAAGGTGAGAGCCCTCGCCGAGAGACTCTCCCTCAAGAAGGTGGTAGAGTACGCTAGGAGGTACAAGGTCAAGTACAAGGACGTGGTTGAAGAGCTTGACAGGTTCAAGGCCCAGCTTGAGAGCAAGAAGCAGCTCGCAAGAATCAGCGAGGGAATAGAGAACATAGTCAATACCCTGAAGGAGTTCAGGCCGGAGCCCGTGCGCGGCGAGGAGGACCTGGAGAAGCAGCTATACCAGTACCTCCGCGCCCGCCTCACCAGGGTCCCGGTCAGGAGGCAGGTCAGGGTAGGCCGCTACAGGATAGACATGCAGGTCGGCCCCTGCGGTGTGGAGCTCAAGGTGCCCAGGTCGTCCACGCAGCTTCAGAGGCTCATAGGCCAGGTCAGGGACTATCTCAGGCACTTCGAGTGCGTGGCAGCCGTTATCCTGGATGCGGGGCTGGTTAGGGACCTCGCCAGCTACGTTGGGAGGCTGAGAGAGATGGGCGTAGTACCCATAGTGGTTGAGGGAAGGCTGAAGGGCTAGGGGAAAAGAGCCCCCTGGAGGCCCATATCCCTGGCGGCTGGGGGATGGAGAGGGCTAGATATGCTGAAGGAGCCGGTGATGATGGTTTCTGGTGCCGACCCCTCCCTCCCAGGCCATGGGGGCGGCTAGCCGGCGATTATGTAGACGCTGCCGGTGAGGCTCCTCAGCAGGTCTATAATGGAGAGCAGCGCCAGGTAGCTCGTTCTCGGGTTCCGGGGGCTCGGTACGTTCTCCACCACAATGTGGAGCCTGGAGACCTTGGACTCGGCCTCCACCTCGTGGATGTTCCTATCCACAGTAGGGTCTGCAACTATCTCGACCAGTGGCTCCCTGCCCGCGGCTAGAGCCAGGGCTGCAGCAATGTTCACATTCGCGGGGAAGAGCTTCACAGCCTCGCTGGCTGGCCCCCGGTAGATTAGCCTCGGCTCCCGGAGCCCCTCGAGATCCACCCCCCGGGCCCCCGGGGCTCCTGCGAGGGCCCTGGGCGGCTTCCTCGTGCGGAGAACAAGCCTGTCAACCCCCACTAGGCTCATCGACTTCAGGGCGTCTAGCCCCGCTACCGCGCCGGAGGGCACGTGTATCCTGGCTCCAGTAGCCTCCGCCGCTCCCCGGAGCCTCTCCCTCGTCTCGCTGTCTAGGAGGGCCCCTACGCTCAGCACCACTAGGTCTATGCCCCTCTTCAGTATCTGCTCTCCGTACTGCCTTACAGCCTCCTGGCTTGCAGCCTCCACAACTAGGTCCGGCCTCTGACCCAGTAGCTGCCCGAGGCTCTCCGCTATCAGGGGCCTCTCCCTCTCGAGCCCCGAGGCGAGCCTCCTGCAGCGCCCAGGCTCTATGTCGTAGAGGGCTACGAGCCTGGCCCTCACCACGCCCTTATCCACGGCCCTGGCTATCTCGGTGCCTATGTTGCCGCAGCCTATCACTGCCACCCTCTTCACGGCCTAGCACCTCCACCACCTCCAGGCTTAGATCCACCGGCCGCGCCTTCATCGTTATATAGCTCGTGCTCACCACGTCGGGCCCTGCACGAGCGTACTCGGCGATATTCTCTGGGGTGATCCCGCCGCTAACCTCCACGAGCACGCGGCCCCGGAGCCCCTCCTCCTCGAGCCTGCGTATCGCCTCCGCCACCTCCCTGGGCGACATGTTGTCAAGCATTACCACGTCGGCTCCCGCCTTGGCAGCCCTCACAGCGTCTTCCACGGTCTCCACCTCGACTTCTACCCGGTGGATGAAGCTAGCCCTCTCCCGGGCCCTCCTCACGGCCTCCGCCACGTCCCCCAGCACGGCTAGATGGTTATCCTTGATCAGCACGGCGTCGCTGAGGCTGAGCCGGTGCGTATCCCCGCCCCCGGCAGCCACGGCCCTCTTGGCCAGGTAGCGCAGCCCTGGCGGGATCTTCCTGGTTGCAGCCACCCGGACATGGGGGTTAACGCGCCTAGCCTTCTCCACTAGCTCCCTGGTGGCAGTGGCTACGCCGAACAGGTAGCTTAGCAGGTTGAGGAGAGTCCTCTCTACCAGGAGCACCCTGCGGGCCTCGCCCCTCACCTCCAGGACCAGGTCCCCGGGCTCCACGGTCTCGCCGCTCCTCTTCAGCGGCCTCGCCTCCAGGCCCAGCCTCTCCAGCACCCTTGCCACATCCTCTACGCAGGCGGCTACCCCCCTCTCGTTGGCCCTAACCACGGCCCTTACCTCGAGCCCCGGGGGTATGAGCAACTCGCTTGCCAGGTCGCCGTGGGGCGCGTCCTCCCTCAGCCACTCGAGGAACAACTGCTCGAGGAGATACTCGGACATGGCCAGGGCCTACCTCACCAGCTCGAGGGACCTCTCCAGCACCTCCCTAACCCTTCCAGCTATACTCTCGTCAACTCTCACCACGGGCTTCATGTTCTCCAGGGCATGGGCTATATTCTGGAGCGTTATCTTCTTCATGTCTATGCAGACAGCCCCGGGGTTCACCGGGTAGACCCGCTTGCCTGGGTAGAGCCGCCTAGCACGGTGAACGAGCCCCTCCTCGGTTCCAAGGAGGAACTCGTCGCCCCCAAGCTCGCCTATCGCCCGGAGCATCTGGCTAGTACTACCCACGAAGTCGGCTAGCCTCCTCGCGGCCGGCGGCGCCTCCGGGTGGACAAGCAGCTTAGCCCCAGGGTGCTCCTCCAGCGCCCTCCTCACATAGTACTCGTTCACAAGGTACTCGTGGACCGGGCAGTGGCCGCCCACGGGGACCGGTATTACCCTCTTCCCGGCGACCTCCGCCACATAGGAGGCGAGGTTGCGGTCGGGCGCGAAGAGGACCTCCTCTTCCTCGAGCCTGGAGACCAGCCTGGCCGCGGAGGCACTAGTCACTATGTAGTCCGCATAGTACTTTGCCTCGGCGTAGGAGTTCACATAGACTACAAGCGGCCTGCCGGGGTACTTCTCCCGGTACCTCTTGATGACATCCACGCTGAGGAAGGATGCTAGGGGGCAACCCGCCTCGGGGCTTGGATGTAGCACGGCCTTGTCCGGGTTGAGTATCGCAGCCGTCTCAGCCATGAACCGGACGCCAGCCATGACTATCACGTCGGCGCTGGCCTCCATAGCCTTCCTAGCGAGCTCCAGGCTATCCCCCACATAGTCTGCTATGTCCTGCACCTCCGGCAGCTGGTAGTTGTGGGCGAGTATCACAGCGTTCCTACGCCTCTTCAGCTCCTCTATCCTCTCAACAAGGCTGTCAAGATAGCCCATTTTCTACACCTGGCTGAAACCCCAGCCCTAGATAGAGCCGCTATAGCCTTATCCCCGCCCTCAACAACTCAGCCCCGGCCCGGGCCCCCGGCACTCCTCACTCCTCCTCCTCAGCCTCTTCCAGCTCCTCTAGCGCGTCGAGCACAGCCTCCCGGGCCTCCAGCTTTGCGGCGATCCCCGCCCCCCGGAGAGCCGTGTAGGCCTCGTGAGCCACCATTGCAACCTCGTCCAGCACATCCTCCAGAACGGACCTAGGGTCAGCCACGCTATCGACCAGCTCCCTCACGTAGTCGCGGAGCCCCCGGTACCCGACCCTAACCAGCACCCCCTGGCCAGTCGGCCTAGCCTCCACATAGAAAGGCGCCTCCGGATGCAGCATCCAGACCGAGCCGCCCTCTACACTGATGCTGTAGCCACGCCTCCTAGCCAGGGGCTCGAGTATCCTCCTGATCTCCTCGGTAGAGGCCACGACACCCAGCCCCGTGGCTAGGAGGAGGAGCGGCGCCCCCTATTGAGGCTCCACCTGAGGGCGAGGAGGACGTGGTAGGGGACACCAGTGGCTGAGAGGCGTGGAGCCGGGGCCGGGATTCGAACCCGGGATCAACGGGTGTCCGCGATGGGCGGTAGCCGTGCCCGGGCCACTGCAGCCCGCCGCCTTTGACCGCTCGGCCACCCCGGCGTCCATTCATATTGGCTGCCGGGTCCCGGATTTATTAAAGCATCGGGCTAGGAGCTGCTCAAGGGGGAGGCTTGCGGGTTTCTTGCCCACTGCAGGCGCGTGTGGCTCCTGCGGGATGACTGGCTCAGGCGGAGCTGAGGGTGGTGATGAGTTCAGCCTTGACTGACCGCAGCCTCGTAGTCATTGCTGGGGCCGGCCCCGCGGGCCTCTTGACAGCTGCT contains:
- a CDS encoding methionine adenosyltransferase, yielding MPRNIVVESIRWQPIEEHSVELVERKGTGHPDTIADAAAEEATRLLSKYYLNRYGAVLHHNLDKVLVVGGQAAPRFGGGEVLQPIYIIVSGRATTEVRLEDGGVEKIPIGPIVLDAVKGWIKSNFRFLDPERHVIVDYKIGHGSADLVGIFELGKRQVPLANDTSVGVGFAPFSRLERLVYETERLLNSREFKEKNPEVGEDIKVMGLRRGRRVDITIAAAVISSLVSDMDHYLSVKDAIREAVLDLASRIAPDYDVEVHVNTGDKPDKGIVYLTVTGTSAEHGDDGMTGRGNRSYGLITPLRPMSLEAAAGKNPVSHVGKIYNVMAMNIARKVHESVKGVREVYVELLSQIGRPLNDPLVANVKVLAEKPGEPLSSDAVREIEAIVEEELDSYSKLTKLFIEGNISVF
- a CDS encoding DUF460 domain-containing protein — protein: MSLRVVGVDIEPGCSSGPRCYSVAIVEDGKLVAKYESVPIHRLIRLVWEHKPDILAVDNIQELAPSRRELVKITSMLPSELVIVQPTRMPDGTLVSVRKLAKLAGLEAGGSGKLSPSRTAYLVALLASMGYGSKIRFVEEKTRIVVAKSRRLKHGGMSSPRYQRRVRSAILRAVKDIKRMLDRHRLDYDLVFRKSGGGLDSAVFIVYAPRSRLNGIVKPHEDSDVRIEIQPVYSSRVVFEDSGHGGLQQARPYIIVGIDPGISTGIAAVDLNGRLVVALSRRGIDRSEVIEIIMRHGIPVMVATDVKPAPEFVKKLAAAIGVPVYEPPTSLSVEEKRSILEEYARRFPELRRIADAHVRDALAAAIKALHVHESKMRQAESYAAKLGLDVDIDAIKADVIRGATIAEAVERAINAALNGLGVRDYLVKRVRRRGGEKAETREEQKPADSITKLRAELETLRAENIALRAKLRELSEQLQRLEAEYRLLQIESRDALERDREINKLSHEVRLLRAELEKAREEAKTLRHELRELEEALFLAAAGEAIPAVQLGELDAEAVDRLSSLAANYGKLVAVVNAINPVQWKRHGPKVAGLLLAVLVPRDSLDRREAVEAHGVPVLPLEEYEAKRLGELVLLDERVIIDAFYRLKQMEERKRSERRGLGLMELKKMLEEYRARRMKTLLEDANIALNE
- a CDS encoding cupin domain-containing protein; this translates as MERGPCGEKVGRAVDVEASEASVGGEKLPGVYIRWLVSDKDGAPTFAMRMFTAEPGSHIPGHSHPWEHEIFVLSGSMRVRIGEREYAVGQGDFLYIPPNVHHEYFVGDKGVVFLCMIPLKPSVGEDYNPCKKG
- a CDS encoding phosphoribosyltransferase; protein product: MPRVPVKLVSWEEVVEWSRGLARVIKQSGYKPTVVIAVARGGYVPARLLCDFLGVENLLSIQSQHWTEAAKASEKAVLKFPYRVDLRGHRALLVDDIVDTGETLILARDYVAREWGPEELRIATLQWISSVAKLKPDFYYMEVKDWVWFQYPWTRLEDVTQFIRRMLQEHSRETGQREWSYEEIKRLFKEWYGIEVEEFYYQDALEMLVESGLLEKTGDRYRLRT
- a CDS encoding aspartate dehydrogenase, with the protein product MKRVAVIGCGNIGTEIARAVDKGVVRARLVALYDIEPGRCRRLASGLERERPLIAESLGQLLGQRPDLVVEAASQEAVRQYGEQILKRGIDLVVLSVGALLDSETRERLRGAAEATGARIHVPSGAVAGLDALKSMSLVGVDRLVLRTRKPPRALAGAPGARGVDLEGLREPRLIYRGPASEAVKLFPANVNIAAALALAAGREPLVEIVADPTVDRNIHEVEAESKVSRLHIVVENVPSPRNPRTSYLALLSIIDLLRSLTGSVYIIAG
- the nadC gene encoding carboxylating nicotinate-nucleotide diphosphorylase; translation: MSEYLLEQLFLEWLREDAPHGDLASELLIPPGLEVRAVVRANERGVAACVEDVARVLERLGLEARPLKRSGETVEPGDLVLEVRGEARRVLLVERTLLNLLSYLFGVATATRELVEKARRVNPHVRVAATRKIPPGLRYLAKRAVAAGGGDTHRLSLSDAVLIKDNHLAVLGDVAEAVRRARERASFIHRVEVEVETVEDAVRAAKAGADVVMLDNMSPREVAEAIRRLEEEGLRGRVLVEVSGGITPENIAEYARAGPDVVSTSYITMKARPVDLSLEVVEVLGREEGGSDRLRQHRHRDSQGRG
- the nadA gene encoding quinolinate synthase NadA — its product is MGYLDSLVERIEELKRRRNAVILAHNYQLPEVQDIADYVGDSLELARKAMEASADVIVMAGVRFMAETAAILNPDKAVLHPSPEAGCPLASFLSVDVIKRYREKYPGRPLVVYVNSYAEAKYYADYIVTSASAARLVSRLEEEEVLFAPDRNLASYVAEVAGKRVIPVPVGGHCPVHEYLVNEYYVRRALEEHPGAKLLVHPEAPPAARRLADFVGSTSQMLRAIGELGGDEFLLGTEEGLVHRARRLYPGKRVYPVNPGAVCIDMKKITLQNIAHALENMKPVVRVDESIAGRVREVLERSLELVR